A genome region from Calypte anna isolate BGI_N300 chromosome 4B, bCalAnn1_v1.p, whole genome shotgun sequence includes the following:
- the LOC103528303 gene encoding uncharacterized protein LOC103528303 — protein MGFAEDKVYNHILENLSKFKNIRVASLADSLRCLTDADRDELHAREETRGSHATVYKFYQHLRCRQGWVSDLISALRQNNAGHLADELQHVYDAWKPRPPAPTAASFPPATSSARPATSSSSAQKPSPGSNPVPAAPLAEPHQDLPRSGHSHLLPSAATTTTTTDLDARVPVQELLPKNHLEQESPQPPLPKSDGQGREEHLPHTIKTPQVAVGTPGAGNVAVPPAAPLEQGWDWLSCQQHPVCVDNGCFGNANHLHRGAPGLGLGRSLPPRDVGAAHSPEQPKNEPQEDSYISTESPPRLEEEEEVSHGRRLQPPDSAVKKPSVTSSGHSEPPGSFVDVRSPLLIQQQFEEEQKLRGMQREHGADGGTGMEMVTPVPTPAPGDVSAPSDTSVKPPVQERELPKEAASSTTSTLTQEKVPQGSVDPVPSAARSSEGTTGRRTSWVSSSRSIWSPWSNTERDVEFSKPGVLSMSRESPEVAGRSLSPPGDLPPSSFTLSSDQLMVSTDSWSSGDGPLQVSSGFPAPVAPEDPRGGEAAGGPLPNCDSTSLHTYEVLVDHYPSTQLGAGGNLQDGDNSLRNPSGPDSSRGCGTASSSSQARIPPGDSNGPSLPYILPAVGIAVISAVAFLVYTRLQK, from the exons ATGGGGTTCGCCGAGGACAAAGTCTACAACCACATTTTGGAAAACCTCAGCAAATTCAAGAACATCCGTGTGGCCTCTCTGGCGGATTCCCTCCGCTGCCTGACCGATGCCGACAGG gatgaaCTTCACGCCCGGGAGGAAACACGGGGGAGCCATGCAACCGTCTATAAGTTTTACCAACACCTGAGGTGCCGGCAGGGCTGGGTTTCGGATCTCATCAGTGCCCTGCGCCAGAACAACGCGGGACATTTGGCTGATGAGCTGCAGCACGTCTATGATGCCTGGAAACCTC GTCCCCCAGctcccactgctgcctccttccctcctgcaaCCAGCAGTGCCCGtcctgccacctcctccagcagtgcccagaAACCATCCCCAGGCTCAAATCCTGTGCCAGCTGCCCCGTTGGCTGAGCCACACCAAGACCTGCCCAGAAGTGGCCATTCCCATCTTCTGCCCAgtgctgccaccaccaccaccaccacagacCTGGATGCCAGGGTCCCAGTGCAGGAACTG CTCCCCAAAAACCACCTGGAGCAAGAGAGTccacagccacctctgcccAAGAGCGACgggcagggcagagaggagCATCTCCCACACACCATCAAGACCCCTCAGGTGGCAGTGGGGACCCCTGGAGCAGGCAATGTGGCAGTGCCACCAGCTGCCcccctggagcagggctgggactggctgagctgccagcagcacccagtgTGTGTGGACAATGGGTGCTTTGGGAATGCCAACCACCTGCACCGCGGGGCTCCGGGCTTGGGTCTGGGCAGGTCCCTTCCACCCAGGGATGTGGGTGCTGctcacagccctgagcagcccaaGAATGAGCCCCAAGAAGACTCCTACATCTCCACTGAGTCACCCCcgaggctggaggaggaggaagaggtttCTCATGGTaggaggctgcagcccccagacTCAGCAGTGAAAAAACCATCTGTGACCAGCTCTGGGCACAGTGAGCCCCCAGGGAGCTTCGTGGATGTGCGCAGCCCCCTGCTCATACAGCAGCAGTTTGAGGAGGAGCAGAAGCTGAGGGGGATGCAGAGGGAGCACGGAGCAGATGGAG GCACTGGGATGGAAATGGTCACCCCAGTCCCTACCCCTGCACCTGGAGATGTTTCTGCACCCTCTGACACCTCTGTGAAGCCTCCTGTGCAAGAGAGAGAACTGCCCAaggaggcagccagcagcacgACCTCCACGCTGACCCAGGAGAAA GTGCCCCAAGGCTCAGTGGACCCTGTCCCAAGTGCTGCAAGAAGTTCAGAAGGCACAACTGGGAGGAGAACATCCTGGGTGAGCTCTTCTAGGAGCATCTGGTCACCTTGGAGCAACACAGAGAGAGATGTGGAGTTTAGCAAGCCAGGGGTCCTCTCCATGTCCAGGGAGAGCCCAGAGGTGGCTGGCAGATCCCTGAGCCCTCCTGGTGACCTCCCTCCCAGTAGTTTCACCTTGAGCAGTGACCAACTCATGGTCAGCACAGATAGCTGGAGCTCAGGAGATGGGCCTCTCCAGGTCTCCTCAGGGTTCCCAGCTCCAGTGGCTCCTGAAGACCCCAggggaggagaggcagctggaggtCCACTTCCAAACTGTGACAGCACCTCCCTGCACACCTACGAGGTCCTCGTGGACCATtaccccagcacccagctgggggcagggggcaACCTCCAAGATGGAGACAATTCCCTCAGAAATCCTTCAGGTCCTGACTCCAGCAGGGGCTGTGGCACTGCAAGCAGCTCGTCTCAGGCCAGGATCCCCCCAGGGGACAGCAATGGACCATCCCTGCCCTACATCCTGCCAGCTGTGGGCATTGCTGTGATCTCAGCTGTGGCATTCCTGGTGTACACTCGACTGCAGAAATAG